From the Bacillus sp. 2205SS5-2 genome, the window AATCTTTGTCCATATCTGTATCAATGTAAACCTTGTCGTCTACAAGTAATACAGCAAAGTTGTCCGAGTTACCATTTACTCCATCTGCATTTAAATCTTGATTTGTCCATCGAGAGTGACCCTCTGGATAAGGGTTTGTTTCAAAATAGGTTTCACCAAAATAAAACTTATCATCTGAAGCATCTAGACCTGTTGTGTTATATGTAGTTTCACCAACAGTTACAGTATCTCCTTCACTATGACCTGCATCGAAGAGAACATCTCCCTCAGAAAGATAATTAGCTCCATCACTTAAATACTCTTTATAGCGATCTTCAATCGGAAAATTAGCAAAACGACTTGAAATAGTATAATCTCTTACTCCGACAATCTTAGAATCTCCATATTTACGAGTCGCTTCATCTAGTGCTTCTGTAAAGGACTCATGACCCGGATCTGGACCAGAATCAATAACAGCGATACGTGTGCCACTTCCATCAAACTTATTGTGGAAATCCGTTACGCCAGTTGAATCATGTGTTTCAATTTGATCTGGAGTAACAACAGCATCTTCGTTCACAGTATTTTGTCCCTCAACCTGTAATTCCTCTTCATTAACAGTTCCTAACTGTACTTCGGCGTTTGACCCTACTGTCCGAATACCTTTAACATTTAGGACTTCCATAACCTTGCGAGTTGGAACATCTGCTAGGTACACATAATTTTTGTAGTTCGATTTTACCTCTACACCTAATTTTTCTAATTGATTTGTCGCATCAACTTTCCCATCCCCAACAATTACAAGCTCTTGAACAGCTTGTTCACTTAAGGATAAAGCGATTACTTCTGAGAAATTTGATACCTTAAACTTTTTTGTTTCTTGTAATGCCGCTTCAGCTTTTTCTGGATTGTAAGTAGCTACTCCGGCAAATGAAGAAGCTACTAATGTAGCACTTGCCATGACCGATAGCACTTTTTTCTTAAACGTCAATACTGTTTCCCCCTTTTTAGTTTAATAGAATTAGTTCGAATTACTCTCTATTTTCCAACAAAATTTAATAATTGGAAAATTCGAACTCTACTTAGTATTCTAATAGTAGTTACTTCTTTAGTCAACAAAAGGAGGTGTTTTTTTCAGAAAAAACAATATTTTTCGTTTATATTGTCTGATAGTGGGGTAGAGTGACATTTAAAGTGAGGAAAACTCTCGAAGAAAGGCAGAAATTCAGACCTCGCCGTTCACAAGCGATCTTCCACAATTTATAGAATTCACACTTATGTCAAAATAAAAAAGTTCCTCGGAGAATCAGTGATTCTCCGAGGAACTTTAGAAAAAAATCAATCTATTACTTTCACCGCGCCAAGATAGCGTGGTTTAAAATAACTATTGTTTAAACTAGTAATCTCTACTCCACTATTGCCAGAGTGTATAAATTGATTTTCACCAATATAGATTCCTGCATGTGAAGGACCTGGTTTATACGTTTCAAACATCACAATATCACCTATTGATGGAGAGCTTACTTTACTTCCAAAATCCCAAATGCCGCTTGTTGTTCTAGGTAAATCAATATCATGTAGATCATAAACATAATTTAAATACCCACTACAATCAAAACCACTTGGTGTCGTCCCTCCCCATTTATAGGGAGTTCCTAAAAACTGTTTGGCTGATTGAACAAGAGCAATTCGATCAAATCCTACCAAGCTATTCGCACTTTCGGATATAACAGACGTGCCTCCAATAACGGTAAAATGCTTGATGTTTAATTTATCTACAGTTTGCTTCACTGTTGCTGGTACATTATTTGATTGCATAAGCATAACAGGTAAATCTTCACGTGCAGCTAATGCCGACCCAGTTAGCGCATCAGCAAAACTTTCTCCTGTAGCAATAATCGTACTGTCTACAGATGTGCCTGAATAAAACATCTCTACGATTTTGGTAGCTGTTTCATACCGGTCTTGACCCGAAACACGAATTGCACTAGGTAATTGGTTCAGTACACTATCACTCACAACAGCCTTACCACCTACTAGAATGGAAGAATCATAATTGGCTAACGCTTTTTTGGTCTCTTCAGGCACATTGTTTTTTTCTACTAATAAGATTGGCATGGATTGTTTAGCAGCAACAGGAGCAACTGCCAGACTATCAGGAAAGTCTCTACCGTATGCAACTACTGCTTTTGTACCACCTACTAAATCAGCGATCTTCGCAGCCGTTTCATATCTATTTTCTCCTGCAACCCTAGTCGCATCAACATCTAATTCTTGTAATTGATTTTCTACATTTGGAGAAATAACTGCATTCCCACCGAGTATGTACGCTTTCTTCGCCTTTAATCTCTTAATCTCTACCTTGACACTTGCTGGAATTCTGTCTTTCGAAATTAATAAAATCGGTGCATCATTCTTTTCAGCTAGAGGAGCACCCGCTAATGCATCAGGAAAATTATTCCCAACCGCAATAATGACCGTCTCTGCACTAGACCAACCTCGTTTGGATATTTCAACAGAAGTTTCATATCTGTCACTTCCACTGATTCTTTTTAATTGTGTTTCTTCCGCAGATGTAGATGACGGGCCAAACATAAATAGGACTGAACAAACTACCGCGACATATGCAATAAATAGAGACTTCCGATATTTGGTATTAATACTTTTCATTCATACTCCACCTTTTTTGTTGGCTAAAATGACCATTCAATATAGACAATTGACTACTAAGTTGCATTGAAATCAAAAATAAATCTTCATTATTCATTTCTAGAACTTTTATCTATTCTATTTCTAAGAGGTCTTTCTTCCTATAAGTTACAAGGATAGAAACATATAATAAAAGAAAAACCTACCTTCTGTCGCTATTCCCTACAGCTTCCCTTATCTTTTTTGTAATTCTAAAAATAAGGAGGACCCTTGCCAAAACAGCTCTTATTTACTTATTTAGGAGATAATTCTACAAAATCTATTCTATCACTTTATATTTCGTAATATTTTTACAGTTATGTAACAAATTCAGTCATATTTTTCAATCTACTACTTTTCACTCATTTTTTATACTATTTGTTACAAATAATCTGGATGCTTTTTTAAAACAATCATGATATCAATATACAAATATTAAATTCATATTCTAACCACCAAGAATAAATGGTAGAATTATAGTAACATTCAGAAAAATACACTTATGGAAGAAGGAAGAGAAATGGCACCGTTAACAAATGAAATAGCAGAAATATTCAGGAAATTAATTGTAAAGTTAGATACCAATCAACTTTTAACTACTGCCAATCAGAATTTGCTCACATTATTAAAGGGTTCTCCTACTGAAGAAGAATATAAACAAAATCTAATTGAAAGCATCGTGGTTCACGTAGAGTCTACTAAAGCATTACATGGCATTATCCATCAACTACTCACAACTTCAAAGTATCCTCATTTAAAAGGTGTGACAAAGGTGATGGAACAAGCTAATCAAACGATTCGTAGTGACGTGAAGAAACTCGTTCCTCAATATAAGGAAAGCGTAATAGTAGATGAAACTACTATAGATAAAACATCTCAACTTGAACTTAATTTCATAACTAGCCAGCTAGAGCTTGATTTGACCTATTCCTTTATTGATGCATTTGGTACTATTAGCAACCAAGAGTTATTCAAAGTATTATTCACTTTCACACCTGAAGAAGTCGGTTTCTGTCTATTAAAATATGTAAGGACATATGTAAGTGTTCTGTATGACTCCTCAATAAAGCAATTAATTAAACCATAATTTAGATTAAATATGGTCAGGATAAAATAAAGCTTAAGCACCATTGAGCTCACATTCCGCACGTGAACCTATTCAATTTTCATTTTCAAATTCTGAATCACGAACGACAAAATCGTTTAACCTAAGAATAAGAACGTACGTTTTATAGATTATTTAATTTTATTATTGTGGTCCGTTTTCTAAATATCTACTAAAAAGTCTATTTTTCCTAAAAGAGCAATGATGTGAGGAATCTTAATGTGAGCTAATTAAGTAAACATTTATTATTGTCCTTCCACGCTAATCAAAAAAGAAGGTTGATCATATTCTCAGATCAACCTTCTTTTCTTTGGAATCATTCAATTCGATTACACCTTGAAATACCATTTTTTCTTATGAGCTATTAGGGCAATAACTGTCCAAAATAGTAGCATAATGATGGCATAAACTAGTTGAGCATAAGGGACGGCTGAGTCAATTGAATGAAATAGTATTTTTGAAAGAGCTTTTTCTTCTTGCCCTACCGTAATGGTAATATGCAATAACACTGAGGCGATAATAAATTTACCAAAATAGATTAGAAAACTATTTCGACCAAAAGCCTCCAGGAACCAAACAACTGGTTTCAAGAATGTTTCTTTGGCATCCACCTTTCTCTTATCGAACAACAAATACAAAATGGATAACATAATAGATGTGCAGCTTGCTGCTAGTAATCCAAAGGCTGGTGTCCATATCCGTTTATTAAAAGGAAGGAATTGATCCCATAGAAAAGATATAAGCAATAAAATGACACCTAAACTGATTAGTTCTTTCCAAGCACCTGTCTCTTTCCTCGTCAAGATAAGCTTTCCAATCGCATACCCAATTAGTACGTTTGCAAGTGCTGAAAAACTGGTGACTAAACCCTCAGGGTCAAAGCCTCTTTCTCCCTGATGATATAGATGTGCTTTCCCAAAAATATTTTCATCAATACTATATGGAGCATTACAGCTCGGTTGTGGTAGGTCATCACTACAGTCAGCACTTAGGGTCAACAAACCCAATCCATAAACAGATGTGAGTGTCACTGCAATAAGGATCAGCTTTACAGGGGATTGAACGATTTTCGTTATCAATACTGTAGCTATCCCTAAAAAGGCAAACATTTGGAGAACACCTGTAAAGCGTAATGTCGAAATATCAACGCTCCATGACACAATGATCGTGAATAGGAGGCCGTATATAATCAGGCGAACCGTTCTTTTTAGTATTTTAGACCATTTGACACCCTTCTGATAAGCAATTGCCATACTCGTTCCAAAAATGGTTATAAAGATTGGCAGGATAAGATCAATCAGCGTGACTCCATACCATTCTGCATGGCGAAAATAAGTGAAATTATAGATACCATTAGGAATATTACTTAAGAACACGGATAGGATGACGATAATCCCTCTTAACATATCGAGGGAATAGACTCTTCTTTTTTTATGTAATGGTTTATGAGTACTTTCCATAAGATGTTCCTTTCTGAAAAAAGTGTGAAATTTCCCTACTAGGAAAGTATACACTAGGTCCTAATTCTTTGGTAGAATCAATTAGAATATCATTTCATACCCTTAATAATCGGAGGCTTAAGATGAGAAGACTATTTGCAGCATTATCATTCCTTTTGTTTTCTAGTTTACTGGCATGTACCTCCTCAGAAATTCAAAACCCCAAAACGTCAATATTTTATTCTCCACACGCGGATGATGAAGTTCTGAGTTTAGGAAGCGCCATTCTTCATCAAATAAACCAAGGAAATGAGGTTGTGGTTGTTTTGCTATCAAAAGGGGAAGCTAGTTCTTCCTTTACTTCTATTAATGAAAAATTAGTTTCGACTGCTAAAAATCCTATTACACGTCAAGAGTTTGGGAATGCTCGCGTAAAAGAATTCAAGAATTCTGTCGATGAATTAGGGATTCAACTTGAGAACACCTATACTTATGATTTGCCTGATGGTCAAATTACTAAAGAAGAAGTTATCAAGATCATTCAGGAAATGAGTGTGCTTTATCCAAGCGCTAGTCACCATACCCTCTCATATCTTGACCCTCATTCTGATCACGCGAATGCTGGCTTGGCCTTAAAATCGGTTCAGGAAAGTGGAGAAGTCAACTCTGTCCGTTTTTATCTTCCTATTCAAGAATTTAACAAGATGAAATATAAAGGAACCTACTATACTCCGTCAAACTATAAAGATGCTTATTTTAATGGTTTAAATTCCTATAATATTTGGGATCCCAAAAATGGATTTTACGCTATTGGTTACACCTCTGTACAGTCCTATTTCCAAACGGCGAAAAAGCTTCAAGAAAGTCGATGGCATCAATAGTAGGTATGGAAATATAGATACACGACTTTTAACTATTAATAATCATTCGTAAATATTGAATTAAGAACGGGCAAAAACGCTTCAATACTCCTATGAGATCATTAAGCATTCGCATATACTAATACTAAAGCCTAACTTTTCGTTTCACTTGAGAAATTATCATCTAATTTGTCTATCCTATCTAGCAATTTATTTAAGACATGAGGAAAGTGAGATAAGGCTATTTTCGCAAAGTCTTTTGTTTTTCGTACAGTATATAAACGATGATATCGCTTTGTTTCGAGACATCATTTCGTCACTTCTTGATTGAAAACAACAGCAAAATCGAGGATTCCATCTAAAATTAGATAAAATAGTTACAATGTATTCGAATAGATCCTTTAGAAAAGAACTTTTAAACTGAACAAAAAGCTGACAAGTAAAACTTGTCAGCTTTTTTAGGAGAAGTGAGATATTATTTTGCTAAGCGATTGAATACGTCTTCGCTTACCGCACCTTCTCCACCTAGCACTTGAATTTGATTAGCACTATTCATTTCTAGTACATCCTCAATTTCAGTTGGTAGCATATCTGGCTTCACCAACATCATTGAAGCATTGTCCTTCGCTGCTAACACAGCTCCTGCAAGAGCGTCAGCAAAGTTTGTTCCTGTCGCTACATACACATTATGAGAAGGCATTAAGTCTTTGGCAATCATTGCCGCAGTGCCATAACGGTTTTCTCCTGCATAACGTGTTGCCGTTGGAAGCATGTTGAATACATCTTTATTCACTGCTGCTTTCCCACCAGCAACAATGGTTTTATCAATACCCTTTAGAGCATTTTTAGTTGCAGATGGAAGCATATTTGCATCTGTTAATAAGATTGGGAATCCTTGACGAGCTGCATATGAAGCGACAGCTAAAGCGTCTGGGAAGTTTTGACCGTTTACAACAACAGCTTGTTCTGGTGATCCGCCAAGGCGTGCCGCGATGTTTGCAGCAGTTTCCCAACGATCGTCTCCACCAATACGCTCAACATCAAGATCCATTCCTTCTAGCTGATATTTCACATAATTACTAACCGCAGATGTCCCACCAAGAATGATGACATTATCTGCACCTAGACGTTTAATCTCTTCTTTAACCGCTTTACTTAATGTACCATTTTCAGTTAATAGAATTGGTGCATCATATTGGTAAGCAAGTGGCGCACCAGCAAGTGCATCTGGGAAGGAATCTCCACGAGCAATTACAACCGTGCTTGCTTCAGTCCAACCAGCTTTTGAGATTTCAATCGCAGTTTCATAGCGTGTTTCTCCCATAATACGATTCATGCTCGTAACACGTGCTTCTACTTTAGGATCGACTGTTTTATGCGTTTCAAGATACTCTAAGAATACTTGGTAATCAACAAAGAATAATTCTTCCATCTTTCCAGCTTCTTTTGCTTTTCCAAATACTTCGTAGCCATCTCCGCCGCCAGCGATGTAGTTATTTGTTGCGACCGTATACGTTTTATCTACATCAATGTCTTCATACCCATTTTCAGTCATGACTTGTACACTTAAAACTCTACTTCCAATTTCAAGACTTGCATCATAGGAGAATTTCATTCCCGCTACATGAGGGAAACGACCGGCTCCATTTTCCACATCACTTACACCATGCTCCAATGCTTCAACAACCTCTGCACCAGTTAAATCAAGGGTAACTAAAGTGTTTCCAAACGGCATTGTCGTTAACACTTCACCTAGTGTAATATCCCCTTGATCAATCGAGGCACGAATTCCGCCACCGTTTTGAATCGTTAATGTTGCGTTGCCATTTTTGCTCGCCTTTTCCAGCATAGAGTCTGCAATCATGTTTCCAAGATTTGTTTCACTTGTACGAACACTTCCACGCTCTCCGTCTAAAGCTACTTCAGAATGTCCTACTAGAGTTGTTTTCATTTCTTCTAGCGGCTTTGCTAATTCATCTAATAGTGTTTGAGCTTCAGGGTCAGCATCAATCACATAATTTTCATTCTCATCTTTTTCATTAATATCAATTAAATTTTCATCCCATGAAGTCAAGACGCCATTGGTATCAAATGATACTTGAAGATCACCAAGAATTTTACTATATTCTTCGGCTTGTACGACAATAGTTGGTTCAGCATCCTCATTGATAACATATGGATCATCAAGCTTTGTATGACTGTGACCACCGACAATAACGTCAATTCCATCCACAGATTCACCAAGGGTAACATCATAGTTATACCCTAAATGTGTAAGAGCTATGATTTTATTAACTCCTTCTGCTTCAAGCATTTTGACCGTTTCTTCCGCTTTTTTCAAGTAGTCTTCAAACTTAATCGTATCTCCTGGGCTTGAAAGAAAGACTGTTTCTTCTGTTGTCAAACCGAAAAGTCCTACTTTTTCTCCATCTACATCCATTATTGTTGCAGGATAAATCATCCCGTCTTCACCAGGTTTACCAACGCTGTCTTGGAATAGAGGGTTTAAATCTGTATTGGCACTGTAATCAATGTTAGAGCTAATAATTGGGAATTCCGTCTTCTTAATAAAATCAGCGAATACACTTGGACCATCATCAAATTCATGATTACCTGGTACCATCGCATCATAGCCAACCATATTCATAAACTGAACACTAGCCAAGCCTTTATATTTATTGTAGTAAAGTGTGCCTGAGAAGACATCACCTGCATCTAGTAAAATAGAATTTTCACGATTCTCACGAACATCCTTAATGGCTGTAATTCTTCGTGCAACATTATCTAAATGCCCGTGAGCGTCATTTGTATGCATAATAGTTAAATCAAAATTTCCAGGTGCTGCATCAGCTTGTGTTGCTGGGGATACGGCGAAAATACTAGCTGCTAGTGCTGCTGTTGTTAGAACTCCAAAAAGTGGTTTTTTCATTTCCATTTGGTTGATCCCTTCCTTTTCACATGTAGTAATTTGTCGTAATGAGTCACTCAATATCAATTATATAGTAGATTCATAGATAATTGTGAGAAATTTACCAAAAAACAAATAATTATTAGTGCTTTTTACATAGAAAGGTGAAAGTGCTTTCACCCTTCTATGTTTTCTTACTTCAAGAGTTGGTTAAGTACATCTTCACTAATTGCGTTTTTACCGCCAATAACGCGGAAATTCAAAATCTCATTCATTTCAATCGCTTCTAAAATTGACTCAGGGACTTCTTCTTTTTTCACTAATAGAATTTCCGCTCCTGAATTTGCGGCTAATACAGAACCTGCAAGTGCATCGGCAAAATCATCACCTGTTGCGATTACAGCTGTTCTAGTTTGTGGAGTTAGAAACTTAGCAATTTCAGCAGAGGTTTCATAACGATCCTTCCCACTGTAGCGAGTGGCTTTATCAAAGCTATTGAACACTTTTTCACTAATTGCATTCTTCCCACCAACAACAATCATTTCGTCAATGTTTTTCAGCGCTTTAGATGAAGCATTCGTAAGTTCATCTTGAGCAGATAATACAATTGGGTATCCATTTTGAGCAGCATAAGACGCTACAGATAGAGCATCTGCAAATTGATAGGCATTCGCAAGGATTGCTTTTTCAGGATTACCACCTAATTTAGCTGCGATATTCGCTGCCGTTTCAAAGCGATCGCTTCCTGAAATGCGATCCACCTTCACATCAAGACTCTTTAATTGATACTCAACGTAATTTGAAATAGCGGACTTTCCACCAAGAATAATTACTTTATTTGCGCCCAAGCGTTTAATCTCCGCTTTCACTTCGTTATTTAAATGATCTTGCTGTGTTAGTAGGATAGGTGCATCATATTTATACGCAAGTGGTGCCCCTGCTAGTGCGTCTGGGAACATATCTCCTCTTGCAATCACGACGACATCAGATGTTTCCCATCCTGCTTGCGAAACTTCAATTGCCGTTTGATAGCGATCAGCACCGGAAATACGATTCACATCTTTGCTAAATTGAAGCTTAGCAAGAACTGGATCATGATCGCTTGCTCGACCATCTTCTTCACTGAAATCCGCGTTAATATTAACAGAATCTATCATCGTTCGATCTGCTAAATTATTTGTCACAAGAATGTGATCAAGTACTTGAGAGTTTCCTTGATAGATATAAGTGTAACGCTCTTCATTAGGAAGCATTTCCATCATATTCGTTAAAACATCACCTTCAAGTGTGTTGACAGGTGCGGCGAATTCAAAGTCATTTAAATCCCCTAATACAACTACATTGGCATCTTCAACCGTTGTGACTACATCGGTTACAAATTCATTGATCACCGTTGCTTGTTTTTCACGTTGTTCTTCACTACCTAATACGACAGGATGATCTGCTCCAAACATAGCACCATCTCCGCGCTTGGAATTGAAGTGATTCGCTACAACAATGACTCTTTCATCGTTGAACATGAATTCAGCAGCTAGTGATTTACGCGAGCTAGCAAATGCTTCATTTGTTGGGTCAATACGTCCTGGATTATGAGTTAACCCATCTTTTGTCACATCTACAGCTGTTACCGCATCTCCTGCTTGTTTATCGACTAAAGTTACTCGATCTGGATTGTAGATAAACCCAACACGGATATTCCCACCAGGCTGTCCACCGTCGGTTTTGTTGACTGGTGCGATATCTGTAAACTTATACGTTGGTCCACCAGCTTCTTCAATGCCTTTAATGATTGTCTGATATGATTCACTGGCATCTGTTGTCCCATCATCGGTTGGTCCATTATTATCTTGAACCTCTACTAGTCCGATAATATCTGGAGTTTTAAGATTAGTAACAATCGATTTTGCAATTTTCTCAACTTTTTCAGTCTCAGTTCCAGCATGGAAGTTCTCAATATTATAAGAAGCGATTGTTAAATCTCCTATTTTTCCATCAATAGGTGTCACTTCTCGTACCGTTCCCCCATCAATGACAGAAGGGAAGTCTCCGGTAGGACGAATTTTAAAGTTACTATAATCATAGCTAACATTTCCAAAAATAGAACCGTCGAACATATCACCTGTTTTGACGTTTACTTTCATACCGTCTACATCAATCAACATACGTTCTGGGTTGTAATCTTCAGGTGAAATCATGATTCCGCCTGCTCTTGAGTTCAGTTGATCATCACTTACATTTACCACTACAGGTACTTCATCATACTTATTTGGTCCTGTAATCATGGCATCTGGAATTTCAATGTACATTCCTTCAAGACTTTCATAGAAATCTAATCCATCTGTCTCAGGGTCAAATGATGTCATATTATCATCTTCAATAATTTCTGAAGGAGGAGTACGATCTACTCCAATGACGATTGCTGCTGGTATTTCATTATTAGAAGAAAGTACATTAATTGCAGAAGCAGTAATTTGAGTGGTTAATAGATCTTTAGCGTCATCGTAACCGCCTTCCTTCCACTCTTTTACTTCTCCACTTACTTCCACTTTGTCGCCTGCTTTAATGTCTGAACTGTTTTTCTTATACACAT encodes:
- a CDS encoding acyltransferase family protein, producing MESTHKPLHKKRRVYSLDMLRGIIVILSVFLSNIPNGIYNFTYFRHAEWYGVTLIDLILPIFITIFGTSMAIAYQKGVKWSKILKRTVRLIIYGLLFTIIVSWSVDISTLRFTGVLQMFAFLGIATVLITKIVQSPVKLILIAVTLTSVYGLGLLTLSADCSDDLPQPSCNAPYSIDENIFGKAHLYHQGERGFDPEGLVTSFSALANVLIGYAIGKLILTRKETGAWKELISLGVILLLISFLWDQFLPFNKRIWTPAFGLLAASCTSIMLSILYLLFDKRKVDAKETFLKPVVWFLEAFGRNSFLIYFGKFIIASVLLHITITVGQEEKALSKILFHSIDSAVPYAQLVYAIIMLLFWTVIALIAHKKKWYFKV
- a CDS encoding PIG-L deacetylase family protein translates to MRRLFAALSFLLFSSLLACTSSEIQNPKTSIFYSPHADDEVLSLGSAILHQINQGNEVVVVLLSKGEASSSFTSINEKLVSTAKNPITRQEFGNARVKEFKNSVDELGIQLENTYTYDLPDGQITKEEVIKIIQEMSVLYPSASHHTLSYLDPHSDHANAGLALKSVQESGEVNSVRFYLPIQEFNKMKYKGTYYTPSNYKDAYFNGLNSYNIWDPKNGFYAIGYTSVQSYFQTAKKLQESRWHQ
- a CDS encoding cell wall-binding repeat-containing protein, whose protein sequence is MIIGTKIRQKLSVFIVFTMILSFFATPVSQQVSAADDTFEDLIISEYIEGGSFNKAIELYNGTGNSIDLADYSLELYSGGESKDKVLTLSGTLADGEVYVITHPDANQEIKNQSDLEDNYVINFNGDDPLALEKNGVVIDSIGQTGIVNVFAKDVTLVRKDSVKTGDADATDAFDSSVEWDHFPKDTTSELGSHLAGGTTPDPDPEPVELSTIADARKEVEGTTVKVTGIATASFSNSATNLFIQDDTAGIIIRGDISAQPGDEVVAEGKLNSYHGMQQIEVTSSNFEITTVNKGIPAPKTLMSTDLTADNGETHEGMFAEFSDVKIDSVDSKGNFTATDSSGTFIVKPTDSALLTVGETYEILRGVIDYNFDEYKLVPRNGSDIIQSTFSVTANPSSGTVEEGTKVTLQTETEGGTIYYTMDGNDPTSASTTYTGPVEITTDVTIKAIVVKDGQTSEVATFTYTVIESAEGVSIHDIQGAGHTSPYEGMMVTKVEGVVTAKVGSNGFYMQEVTPDEDMATSEAIYVYKKNSSDIKAGDKVEVSGEVKEWKEGGYDDAKDLLTTQITASAINVLSSNNEIPAAIVIGVDRTPPSEIIEDDNMTSFDPETDGLDFYESLEGMYIEIPDAMITGPNKYDEVPVVVNVSDDQLNSRAGGIMISPEDYNPERMLIDVDGMKVNVKTGDMFDGSIFGNVSYDYSNFKIRPTGDFPSVIDGGTVREVTPIDGKIGDLTIASYNIENFHAGTETEKVEKIAKSIVTNLKTPDIIGLVEVQDNNGPTDDGTTDASESYQTIIKGIEEAGGPTYKFTDIAPVNKTDGGQPGGNIRVGFIYNPDRVTLVDKQAGDAVTAVDVTKDGLTHNPGRIDPTNEAFASSRKSLAAEFMFNDERVIVVANHFNSKRGDGAMFGADHPVVLGSEEQREKQATVINEFVTDVVTTVEDANVVVLGDLNDFEFAAPVNTLEGDVLTNMMEMLPNEERYTYIYQGNSQVLDHILVTNNLADRTMIDSVNINADFSEEDGRASDHDPVLAKLQFSKDVNRISGADRYQTAIEVSQAGWETSDVVVIARGDMFPDALAGAPLAYKYDAPILLTQQDHLNNEVKAEIKRLGANKVIILGGKSAISNYVEYQLKSLDVKVDRISGSDRFETAANIAAKLGGNPEKAILANAYQFADALSVASYAAQNGYPIVLSAQDELTNASSKALKNIDEMIVVGGKNAISEKVFNSFDKATRYSGKDRYETSAEIAKFLTPQTRTAVIATGDDFADALAGSVLAANSGAEILLVKKEEVPESILEAIEMNEILNFRVIGGKNAISEDVLNQLLK
- a CDS encoding cell wall-binding repeat-containing protein, giving the protein MKSINTKYRKSLFIAYVAVVCSVLFMFGPSSTSAEETQLKRISGSDRYETSVEISKRGWSSAETVIIAVGNNFPDALAGAPLAEKNDAPILLISKDRIPASVKVEIKRLKAKKAYILGGNAVISPNVENQLQELDVDATRVAGENRYETAAKIADLVGGTKAVVAYGRDFPDSLAVAPVAAKQSMPILLVEKNNVPEETKKALANYDSSILVGGKAVVSDSVLNQLPSAIRVSGQDRYETATKIVEMFYSGTSVDSTIIATGESFADALTGSALAAREDLPVMLMQSNNVPATVKQTVDKLNIKHFTVIGGTSVISESANSLVGFDRIALVQSAKQFLGTPYKWGGTTPSGFDCSGYLNYVYDLHDIDLPRTTSGIWDFGSKVSSPSIGDIVMFETYKPGPSHAGIYIGENQFIHSGNSGVEITSLNNSYFKPRYLGAVKVID
- a CDS encoding cell wall-binding repeat-containing protein, translating into MEMKKPLFGVLTTAALAASIFAVSPATQADAAPGNFDLTIMHTNDAHGHLDNVARRITAIKDVRENRENSILLDAGDVFSGTLYYNKYKGLASVQFMNMVGYDAMVPGNHEFDDGPSVFADFIKKTEFPIISSNIDYSANTDLNPLFQDSVGKPGEDGMIYPATIMDVDGEKVGLFGLTTEETVFLSSPGDTIKFEDYLKKAEETVKMLEAEGVNKIIALTHLGYNYDVTLGESVDGIDVIVGGHSHTKLDDPYVINEDAEPTIVVQAEEYSKILGDLQVSFDTNGVLTSWDENLIDINEKDENENYVIDADPEAQTLLDELAKPLEEMKTTLVGHSEVALDGERGSVRTSETNLGNMIADSMLEKASKNGNATLTIQNGGGIRASIDQGDITLGEVLTTMPFGNTLVTLDLTGAEVVEALEHGVSDVENGAGRFPHVAGMKFSYDASLEIGSRVLSVQVMTENGYEDIDVDKTYTVATNNYIAGGGDGYEVFGKAKEAGKMEELFFVDYQVFLEYLETHKTVDPKVEARVTSMNRIMGETRYETAIEISKAGWTEASTVVIARGDSFPDALAGAPLAYQYDAPILLTENGTLSKAVKEEIKRLGADNVIILGGTSAVSNYVKYQLEGMDLDVERIGGDDRWETAANIAARLGGSPEQAVVVNGQNFPDALAVASYAARQGFPILLTDANMLPSATKNALKGIDKTIVAGGKAAVNKDVFNMLPTATRYAGENRYGTAAMIAKDLMPSHNVYVATGTNFADALAGAVLAAKDNASMMLVKPDMLPTEIEDVLEMNSANQIQVLGGEGAVSEDVFNRLAK